The Aedes aegypti strain LVP_AGWG chromosome 3, AaegL5.0 Primary Assembly, whole genome shotgun sequence genome contains a region encoding:
- the LOC5566632 gene encoding vesicular inhibitory amino acid transporter, which produces MSFLNNLRSLPLPPVKNVLNVAMQTARQTIPSKNKQNDYEQPVGENVGPAAGVRSPPQVPPRPQNVHFAETDGDTGGTTELNPLNPFTNPKAYYQEGTDQPSAGQYQETGFNQPSDFENGYQAGGYPPRQGSVQSFGSDSTFAGGCEGEAPGGMKINEYQAAWNVTNAIQGMFIVSLPFAVLRGGYWAIIAMVGIAYICCYTGKILVQCLYEPDPQTGEPVRVRDSYVAIAKVCFGKKIGARVVSIAQIIELLMTCILYVVVCGDLMAGSFPDGALDTRSWMMLCGIFLLPLAFLKSLHHVSLLSFWCTMSHLLINAIIVGYCLLEIGDWGWSKVKWRMDFENFPISLGVIVFSYTSQIFLPTLEGNMEDRSKFNWMLDWSHIAAAAFKALFGYICFLTFQNDTQQVITNNLHSPSFKGLVNFCLVIKAILSYPLPFFAACELLERAFFRGKPKTLFPVVWELDGDLKVWGLAWRLAVILGTIMMAIFIPHFSILMGFIGSFTGTMLSFIWPCYFHLKLKGHLLDQKQRACDYFIIFLGVLFGVVGIYDSGSALIKAFEIGLPF; this is translated from the exons ATGTCTTTCCTGAACAACCTTCGCTCGTTGCCTCTGCCACCGGTGAAGAACGTCCTGAACGTGGCCATGCAAACCGCACGCCAGACGATtccatcgaaaaacaaacagaaCGACTATGAGCAACCGGTTGGAGAGAATGTAGGACCGGCAGCTGGCGTGCGGTCACCACCACAAGTACCTCCGCGGCCACAAAATGTCCACTTTGCGGAAACAGATG GAGACACTGGTGGAACGACCGAATTGAATCCGCTGAATCCGTTTACCAACCCGAAAGCATACTACCAAGAAGGAACTGATCAACCGTCCGCTGGGCAGTACCAAGAAACGGGATTCAACCAACCTAGCGATTTCGAAAATGGATATCAGGCGGGCGGCTACCCACCGAG GCAAGGCAGTGTTCAATCATTTGGATCGGATAGTACATTTGCTGGTGGCTGTGAAGGGGAGGCACCCGGAGGCATGAAAATCAACGAGTATCAGGCAGCGTGGAACGTCACAAATGCCATTCAG GGCATGTTCATCGTATCGCTTCCGTTTGCCGTTCTTCGTGGAGGCTATTGGGCCATCATAGCTATGGTAGGAATTGCGTACATTTGCTGCTACACCGGGAAAATCTTGGTGCAATGCCTGTACGAGCCGGACCCCCAAACAGGAGAACCTGTACGAGTTCGCGACAGCTACGTAGCAATAGCTAAGGTTTGCTTCGGGAAGAAAATCGGTGCCCGAGTGGTAAGTATAGCGCAGATCATCGAACTGCTGATGACCTGCATATTGTACGTGGTAGTCTGCGGCGATCTGATGGCCGGATCGTTCCCCGATGGTGCACTGGACACCAGGTCGTGGATGATGCTGTGCGGTATATTCTTACTTCCATTGGCTTTCCTCAAATCGCTTCACCATGTCTCGTTGCTGTCGTTCTGGTGCACGATGTCGCATCTGTTGATCAATGCCATCATCGTGGGCTACTGTCTGCTGGAGATTGGCGATTGGGGATGGAGTAAGGTCAAGTGGcgaatggattttgaaaattttccaatctCGCTTGGTGTTATTGTCTTCTCCTACACGTCACAAATCTTCCTCCCGACGCTGGAAGGAAACATGGAGGACCGTTCCAAATTCAACTGGATGCTCGACTGGTCACACATTGCCGCAGCTGCATTCAAAGCCCTTTTTGGTTACATTTGCTTCCTGACGTTCCAAAATGACACCCAGCAGGTCATTACAAATAACCTGCACTCACCTTCCTTCAAAGGTTTGGTCAATTTCTGCTTGGTGATCAAAGCGATCCTCAGTTATCCACTGCCATTCTTTGCCGCGTGTGAACTGTTGGAGCGAGCGTTCTTCCGCGGAAAGCCAAAGACCCTATTTCCGGTTGTTTGGGAACTGGATGGGGACCTGAAGGTTTGGGGTCTTGCATGGAGATTGGCTGTCATTCTTGGAACGATCATGATGGCTATCTTTATTCCGCACTTTTCGATCCTGATGGGTTTCATTGGCAGCTTCACGGGTACGATGTTAAGCTTCATCTGGCCGTGTTACTTCCACTTGAAACTCAAGGGTCACCTGCTGGATCAAAAACAGCGAGCGTGCGattattttatcatatttttgGGCGTATTGTTCGGCGTGGTCGGAATCTATGATTCCGGTAGCGCTCTTATTAAAGCGTTTGAAATTGGTCTTCCGTTTTAA